TTCGATCTAGTTCATACGAGTCAAGGAGAATATATACAATCAAATGATAGAAGTCAAGGAGAATATATACAATCAAATGATAGAAATCATACGCTCAAATTACTTGAATAAAAATCaagcaaagaaacaaaagaagttaccatcaaaaacattttttttctcctgaTTTTAATACCAAACAATCTACATAAATGAATGATAATTTACAGTTGGCCATAAATCTATGTGTAATTTAATCAATACAAACGAGAAAATAAAGTACTTCTAATTTTTCATCGCTCAAGAACCAAAAGTGCTTGAAACTGCACCAACACACGCTATTCCTCGACCTCTCCCAACCATTATTTCATATCTTAAAAATCACTCTTATATGTATTTTACATATCTCTCCTTTACTTGCAAAAGTACTCAATCTATTATAAGTGCTTTCACATAAACTATTTGCAAGCCCCAACAGTACCCATCTGTAAATCCCCTTTAAAATGGAGACAAGATTTATGTTCTCCTGATTGTGTGGGTAAAGGGCTTAAATCAATTGTATAACCCATTAGTTGTTGAAGGTTTAGATCGAAGCGAGCTTCACTCACTTAGTCCAGAATACCATACCAATAAGCTTCCTAATCCATAAACTTCATAGTGTTGTTCGAGAACTTATCTCCTAATCCATAAGACAATTGGTTTATTTAGAAGAGGGAGTCAAACATCACATGACTTGCAGGTTGTTTTATCCTTCCTTTTCATGAATGGGTCTGCTTCCCAATTTGTGAAGctttttttgtatttagttGTTTGACGGAACTAATTCAAGTTTTGCCCAACGTTTAGCTACATTTCCAATATCATTCACTCTCTTAGAAGCATTGTTTTAGAATTCGATAATTTGAAAATCCCATGAACTTCTGAATCATATTGCTGAAAACatcattcaatcaataaatatttcaatttccttCGTTCCGGTCACTGACCTTCCTAAATATATTGCAATCACCTAAGTTTTAGTCAAACTCAGCCAAGATGATCCTTCCGATTTAGGCATTTTGAAAGAATTTTTAAACCAAacatggaagaaaagaaaaaaagaagatcaaGGAAGAGAAATATGAGATGGAATCAGTAGACAAAATGGGATAAATTAAACCCATCATCTGTGGATACCATTCCTACGGTTGTCTGGCCGCTGCCTGATAGCCCAAACACCTTCTTTCCCggaaaattttacttttccGAGAAaatcaagagagagagagcgatcAGGCTTTCATTATAGCATCCATTGTTCTATGAGAAAACCCACAAAGAAAAGCTCGTTTCCTCACAAACAACACAACGAATGCCAACGAATGAAAATCATCAAACAGAAATGTGCCAGTCAGATAATGCTTGGGGCTCATATCAAGTgtatagaaatttaaaagaacCCGTCACTGTGagagaaaaccctaattcagaaaatCGCAAGAAAACAGATGCAAAGGAAGCTACACAGAAGATAGAAGATACCAAAGCCGCCATAGGAAGACGGCGGCACCTTAAATCAATCTTCTCCTCCATCGATCGCTTTTCTTGTAAAAATCGAACAGGGTTTTCGATTCGAATCCCACTCGAGcctctctctttctaatcATAGCCCacatttgagaaaaaaacagagagctGTGAACTCGAATCTCGGCCGATTAGGGCAAGCAATTCGAACAAATGGCGATTACGAGAAGGGAAAAAGAGACGAGTACAGAGAAGCGGCAAAACTGAGATTAAATAGGAGAGTTTTGGGCTTAAATTCAAGTGCTAGGGTTTCCCTCTCTCTTGAGGCACGTAGAATTTGACGACATGTCGAACCACATGGATTGGACTCGTTCAAATTTTAACGAGACGACCGGACGACAAGGTTCcagattctttttcttcttccttctttattattatttttcatcccTACggttatttcaaattaaatttaaatgcccaaaaaatgaataaataaaacattccttattttCCCATaaaaccttttgttttttgaataaattatttcacATTCAacttaagaagaaaaaaaaaaaaaaaaaaaaaaaaaaaaaaaaaaaaaaaaaaNaaataaaaaaaaaaaaaaaaaaaaaaaaaaaaaaaaaaaaaaaaaaaaaaaaaaaaaaaaaaaaaaaaaaaagagaataaattattttagtcgtatagaaaaatatttttaaattatctatatttttaattagaccattttttttttttaaatatattgaaataataagaATCCAAGGCAATTCCAAAGGTTCCATTTATTGACtcaatttgataaaattaaaattttaatataaaataaatacagtaataaaaatttacaaataaataaagacaTGATGATACTTGACAgccaacatttttctttctaaaaaacaaCATTGAAACATCCACAAGTTTCGGTTAACAAATAGCTGAGCTGTTACCGTTTACTGCTGGGAACAGAGGGGTTCCCCAAGAAGTTCACTATCCTGTTCAACAAATTCAACCCGAATACAGTTTCTTCACAATTGACCTTCACGGTTACGTGTAGAGGTTCTGAGCATTTTCCTTCGATAGTCAGCGAAATCAAGCAGGGGGTCGAGTTGCTCAGAAGCTCTGCGCTGAACCGTAGGCACAGACCGGTTGCGTCGTCGAGAAAGTTAGCCACAGGGAGTTCCATGGTTACTAGAAAAAGGTTTGCATTGCTGAGCATCTTCAATGCTAAGCTCTTGCAGATGAGAAGAAATTTATCTTCTTCTATTGGACTGTCGTTCTTTTCATCGTTAAGCTTCCCAAGGTGGTCAGTGAATGTGCATCTGATGAACACAAAACAACCAGAGTTAGAACACCAAAGATGAGGCAGTTTTTGTTCTCTTGAATATGTTAGAGCCATATTACATACAAAATTGACGGTTCAAAAGACTATTAGACACTTTTTAAAGTtcgaaaacatttttttgtaacggcccaagctcaccgcaaggagatattgtcctctctgggctttccctttcgggcttcccctcaagatttttaaaatgcgtctactagggagaggtttccacgcccttataaagggtggttcattctcctccccaaccgatacgggatcacacaatccacccttttggggctagcatcctcgctgacacttgtttccttctccaatcgacgtgggacccccaatctacctcccttcgaggcctaacgtccttgttggcacaccgcctcgcgtccacccccttcggggctcagcctcctcactggcacatcgcccagtgtctggctctgataccatttgtaatggccgaaacccaccgctagtagatattgtcctttttggattttccctttcaggcttccctcaaggtttttaaaatgcgtctactagagagaggtttccaccccttataaaaggtgtttcgttctcctccccaaccgatgtgggatctcacatttttaCAGAAATTTGAACATGAAAGGTCAACTATAACTtataactaaaaattataaataataaaaaaaggcgACCTACAAGTTCTTTTGTCCACATCTAATCGGGAGTAAAAATCTCTGAGGTGGGCATCAAAGTTGCATGAAGTTTAAGAACACGGAAATAATCGTAGagcataaaaaaatacaaatattctGTTGCTTATGGTGAATGAAAGGCGGCAGGGATCTACTAACCTCCTCATGTATTCAAACATTCCCGGTAGCTGAGACTCCTTAGCTGTGAAGGCTTCAATGTCCATAGGAAGTGGTCTCACAAAATATCCAATGTCGGGGTGTAGATTAACAGGATGCTTCCTGCCATTGCAGTACAAATTTAACTTCATAGGCAAGAGGTGATGACTGAACTGAGCCTCAAGAATTCTATCGATCGTTTGATCCGGTCCCAGAGATGAAATGTTTTCCATGGAAACTGGTGTCGTTACACTGTTATTAGATGGAGAGGAGCTGCAGAAACAACCAAATTGAAAGAAGTTAGCCGCTAAATAGGAAGCTAAAAGAATTAAGGGCCTCACTACTACTATAAGGTATACATGTACGCCTTACGAAATGCCTAGATCCATCCATGCCCAACTAAATCTCACCTCTCAGTTCCGACCACAACTTCGTCCTTTGAGTCTACAACTTTGCCCGATTCCTCATGAGCCAACATAATTTCAGTCATGGGCTCAGTAGAACAGTTCTTGAAAGATGATTCTATACAAACATGAAGAGGAGATATGCTTGAAGTCTGTGACGAAAATGAGTATTCCACCTTCAAGCCATTTCCTTTACCAGGATCCAGGAGTGGATAGCTTTTACGTGTTACATGTTTCCCAAGATCACCTATAGATATTCTAGCAAAGGATCTTCGATCTTCAGGCTTCTCAGAGGTACTTAGACTTGCTAAATTTGGCTGTTCATTCAACCATGATTCTAAGGCATTCTTTGACATCAATTCATCCAACTCTGTAGAGCCAGAGGGAGAGGCTCCATTCTGCATTTTATGAGAATTTTCATGATCAGAAAGTTCAATTAGAGGATCAGCGCCATCATTTTCTTGTTGATTTTTTGCCCCATAGCTTTCATCTCTGCTACTAGAACCACTGGAAGAATGCTGAGAATTGCAATCAGAAGCACTCTCCTCGTCAAAGGATCCAGACGATGACTCTGCATTATCCGTCTCGTATGAACCACTCTCAGCTGCTCCATCACCTGATGCACTTGCAGCTTCACCCAAAGTGCATGGTTTTGGAAGAGGTTCATAACCAGGAGCAGCATGAAAAACTATTTGTGAAAGAGATCCTGGAAGATAAAAGCGGTAATTGATAGGTTCGGGTTGTATTGCTTTTAGCTGTCCTCCAAAAATGCGCTCCGCAAGTTCCAATGACTGATCCCTAGGCTTAGATAGACTCTCTTCAGGAGCTTCAATATCCAAATGAGATGACAGGAGCTTCTGAATAAAGGCAGCTCGGTCACGAAGGTCATAATTCAAATCACATTTTCCCACTTCAAGAATATAGcctaaaattactttaaatgtTAGCATATCTTCCCCCTTTGCTCGCAATAAGACCTACAGCAAAAGCAGAATGAGTTTAAAAAGATATTGAGTAAACAGTATTAACTAGTTATGACTGACTTATTAACAGTagatcaaaaatatttatctaacATTTTCATACATCTTATTCTCAAATAAACCTTGAATTAACTGAACTCAAAATGTTAAGAGtgactaattaaaatatctgtaaactcgaaaataaaataatcaaacccAAAGATCTGCAATTGCCAAATGCAGTTTCTTAAAATACCTTAACCATTGCATTCAGTATCTGAAGCTTCGTTTCCAATGCTTCTGAAATAAACGACCTTGCAAGATACTTGGCAACGACAACCAACATCCTAGGAATAATATCCCCTAAGGTGCTATGCTCCCCTACCATCCAAATAATCATGGAACGGGCTGCAGGAACC
This genomic window from Cucurbita pepo subsp. pepo cultivar mu-cu-16 chromosome LG01, ASM280686v2, whole genome shotgun sequence contains:
- the LOC111789899 gene encoding AP3-complex subunit beta-A-like, yielding MFTQFGSTSDTLSKASTMVFRIGTDAHLYDDPEDVNIAPLLDSKFDSEKCEALKRLLALIAQGFDVSNFFPQVVKNVASQTLEVKKLAYLFLLHYAEKHPNEALLSINCFQKDLGDTNPLVRAWAMRTMAGIRLHDIAPLALVAVRKCARDPSVYVRKCAANALPKLHDLHLEENASAIKEIVLILLSDSSPGVIGAAAAAFASICPNDLTLIGRNYRRLCEVLPDVEEWGQVILIGVLLRYVVASIGLVRESIMHSLHTVDDSSSEKNGVANNFTSAKEDSEMNGFCDTALTNMISRCYTEGPDEYLSRLSYSNKVFPKLDDGHFVSSKENDDIRILLQCTSPLLWSNNSAVVLAAAGVHWIMSPMENIKRIVKPLVFLLRSCDAAKYVVLCNIQVFAKAMPYLFAPHYEDFFICSSDSYQVKALKLEILSSIATDSSVLSIFNEFQDYIRNPNRRFAADTVAAIGLCAGRLPKIANTCLNWLLSLVRKETSACDNETKDEEAAVLIQAITSIKFIIKEDPASHEKVIIQLIRGLDSVKVPAARSMIIWMVGEHSTLGDIIPRMLVVVAKYLARSFISEALETKLQILNAMVKVLLRAKGEDMLTFKVILGYILEVGKCDLNYDLRDRAAFIQKLLSSHLDIEAPEESLSKPRDQSLELAERIFGGQLKAIQPEPINYRFYLPGSLSQIVFHAAPGYEPLPKPCTLGEAASASGDGAAESGSYETDNAESSSGSFDEESASDCNSQHSSSGSSSRDESYGAKNQQENDGADPLIELSDHENSHKMQNGASPSGSTELDELMSKNALESWLNEQPNLASLSTSEKPEDRRSFARISIGDLGKHVTRKSYPLLDPGKGNGLKVEYSFSSQTSSISPLHVCIESSFKNCSTEPMTEIMLAHEESGKVVDSKDEVVVGTESSSPSNNSVTTPVSMENISSLGPDQTIDRILEAQFSHHLLPMKLNLYCNGRKHPVNLHPDIGYFVRPLPMDIEAFTAKESQLPGMFEYMRRCTFTDHLGKLNDEKNDSPIEEDKFLLICKSLALKMLSNANLFLVTMELPVANFLDDATGLCLRFSAELLSNSTPCLISLTIEGKCSEPLHVTVKVNCEETVFGLNLLNRIVNFLGNPSVPSSKR